Proteins found in one Lutimonas zeaxanthinifaciens genomic segment:
- a CDS encoding S46 family peptidase: MKIFKLLLLFLVFQVSAQQGGMWIPSLLEGMNEKEMKSLGSQLSAKDIYDVNNSSLKDAIVHFNGGCTSEIISDSGLLLTNHHCGYGAIQSHSSVEHDYLQDGFWAKTMNDELPNKGMVATLIVRIEDVTKDILKNIPSGASLQEQQDIISQHIEAVTNAAKKESWQDARVKSMYDGNQYMLFITETFKDIRLVGAPPASIGKFGSDTDNWIWPRHTGDFSLFRIYANKQNQPAEFSEDNVPYDPKHFLPVSLDGISENDFTLVFGFPGRTSEYLPSVAIDQIVNKLNPPKIKIRDEALKIVDEYMRNDTEIKIQYASKYARIANYWKKWIGESQGLKKSNAVKKKQTLEASFIEKNKDNGAYNTLIPEFERLYGEIEEVAVARDFWVETVYRNVELLNATVRLYRFEKAVLKNPDDFDKQRTRLLNAYKGFYKNYNADVDRDVFERLMNMYKEESPESYLTQSIKNADIEKLTADVYENSLLTSYDKMSEMLSGDKDGVLKKINEDVGYQTGKELIDNFYQNIDPKYQALNMEIKANQKVYMKALMESFPEERFFPDANGTLRVTYGKVNGYQPKDAVYYEPVSYLKGVIEKYQPGDYEFDLPEKLIELYNNKDYGDYGVDGKMPVNFIGTNHTTGGNSGSPVIDANGNLIGLNFDRVWEGTMSDYNYDPEICRNIMVDARYILFIIDKFADSKRLVDEMKLVHPKTK, encoded by the coding sequence ATGAAAATATTTAAATTATTATTATTATTTCTGGTTTTTCAGGTATCGGCTCAACAAGGAGGAATGTGGATACCTTCATTGTTGGAAGGCATGAATGAGAAAGAGATGAAAAGTCTGGGAAGCCAGCTTAGTGCGAAAGATATTTATGATGTAAACAACTCGAGCTTAAAGGATGCCATTGTGCATTTTAACGGAGGTTGTACTTCTGAGATCATTTCTGATAGCGGATTGCTGCTCACTAATCATCACTGTGGTTACGGAGCCATTCAATCGCACTCATCAGTTGAACACGATTACCTTCAGGATGGTTTTTGGGCAAAAACAATGAATGATGAATTGCCAAACAAAGGAATGGTCGCTACCTTGATCGTCAGGATCGAAGATGTAACTAAGGATATTCTTAAAAATATTCCTTCAGGTGCAAGTCTGCAGGAGCAACAGGATATTATAAGTCAGCATATTGAAGCGGTGACAAATGCTGCCAAAAAAGAAAGTTGGCAGGACGCCAGGGTAAAATCCATGTATGACGGTAACCAATACATGCTGTTTATCACGGAAACTTTTAAAGATATTCGTCTGGTCGGCGCCCCTCCTGCTTCCATTGGAAAATTCGGATCGGATACGGATAACTGGATATGGCCGCGTCATACGGGTGATTTCTCTTTATTCCGAATTTATGCAAATAAGCAGAATCAGCCCGCCGAATTTAGCGAAGATAATGTACCCTATGATCCTAAACACTTCCTTCCTGTTTCACTCGACGGAATTTCTGAAAATGATTTTACACTGGTTTTTGGCTTCCCGGGCCGAACCAGTGAATACCTTCCTTCGGTGGCCATTGATCAGATCGTCAACAAATTAAATCCTCCGAAGATCAAAATTAGGGATGAAGCATTAAAAATAGTAGATGAATACATGAGAAATGATACTGAGATCAAAATCCAGTATGCTTCAAAATATGCCAGAATTGCCAATTACTGGAAGAAATGGATTGGTGAGAGCCAGGGACTGAAAAAATCAAATGCCGTGAAGAAGAAACAGACTCTTGAAGCAAGTTTTATTGAAAAGAACAAGGATAATGGGGCTTATAATACGTTGATCCCGGAATTTGAAAGGCTTTATGGCGAAATTGAAGAGGTCGCTGTGGCCCGTGATTTTTGGGTAGAGACGGTGTACAGGAACGTCGAATTACTCAACGCCACTGTAAGACTGTACCGATTTGAAAAAGCAGTTCTTAAAAATCCCGATGACTTTGATAAGCAGAGAACTCGTCTGCTAAACGCCTACAAAGGATTCTATAAAAATTACAACGCCGACGTGGATCGTGATGTTTTTGAAAGATTGATGAACATGTACAAAGAGGAAAGTCCTGAATCCTATTTAACTCAAAGTATAAAAAATGCTGACATCGAAAAACTGACTGCTGATGTATATGAGAATTCATTACTCACTTCTTACGATAAAATGTCTGAAATGCTTTCCGGAGACAAAGATGGGGTACTCAAAAAAATAAATGAGGATGTGGGTTATCAAACGGGTAAGGAGCTGATTGATAATTTCTATCAAAATATAGATCCAAAATACCAGGCCTTGAATATGGAAATTAAAGCCAATCAGAAAGTTTATATGAAAGCACTGATGGAAAGCTTTCCGGAAGAAAGATTTTTCCCGGATGCCAATGGTACCCTTAGGGTTACTTATGGTAAGGTGAATGGATATCAACCAAAAGATGCAGTATATTACGAGCCTGTCTCTTACTTAAAAGGAGTGATCGAGAAATACCAGCCCGGGGACTATGAGTTCGATCTTCCTGAAAAATTGATTGAGTTATATAATAATAAGGACTATGGAGATTATGGGGTCGACGGCAAAATGCCAGTTAACTTTATTGGTACGAATCATACAACAGGAGGAAATTCAGGTAGTCCTGTGATCGATGCAAATGGAAATCTAATTGGTCTGAATTTCGACAGAGTGTGGGAAGGAACCATGAGCGATTATAATTATGATCCGGAAATCTGTAGAAATATTATGGTCGATGCCCGATATATCTTGTTTATCATTGATAAGTTTGCTGACAGCAAGCGCCTGGTGGATGAAATGAAACTGGTTCATCCAAAAACCAAATAG
- a CDS encoding M14 metallopeptidase family protein: MTRNYFLNICLLLACTLGFSQTKSPSQFLGYELGSRFTQHFQVVDYFQYIAGEHKNVKLLSYGETYENRPLYLAFVSSQENMSNLEEIRKNHLNNLEDPGNGKKESEIAIVWLSYNVHGNESVSSEVALQALYELVNPDHEESKEWLKNTLVIIDPCLNPDGRERYVNWYKQNKGVRFNSNSYVAEHKEAWPGGRGNHYLFDLNRDWAWVSQTESRSRLKVFNQWMPHVHVDFHEQGIESPYYFAPASKPFHEIVTPFQNEFQTLVGKNHAKYFDAKGWLYFTRETFDLLYPSYGDTYPLFNGAIGMTYEQGGSGAAGLSVKTKDGNLLTLKDRIEHHLTTSMSTVEVSSQNSDLLISEFKKYFENARERPFGKYKAYVVKGKERDKIKALTEFLDIHKISYGSPTKRASASGYSYLSNEMSKFQIEEEDLVISMYQAKSNLVKTLFEPRTKLMDSLTYDITAWSVPFAHGLDAYALESNIQTKSFHNENKEKDSVSNENPYAFIVKWKSKTDAAFLGYLLQNKVKVSFATRNFSISNTMHAAGSLIITKAANRDLMDFNKVISEGATKYNREIYSTSSGWSANGPDLGSNKMKYLKAPKVAVLKGKEVYSSSFGFVWHFLDQELGYELNIVNTSDFSMSDLNKFNVLILPEGSYNKVFDKEKMKKLSTWIQNGGKIIAIGAANSIFAKSKDFELSDFESEAMKKKEELRKDSIQKTKRLQPYYMKERSHLSHAVNGGVYKVFLDGTNPLGYGYENNYFSLKKSGRSYSYLKSGQNVGVIREGSNPVSGFVGENSLKKLNRSLVFGVEKKGKGSLVYLVDDPLYRSFWENGKLLFSNAIFMVGNE, from the coding sequence ATGACCAGAAATTACTTCCTTAATATTTGCCTGCTGCTTGCATGTACCCTCGGTTTTTCACAAACAAAATCTCCGTCACAATTCCTGGGTTATGAGCTTGGAAGCAGATTTACACAACACTTTCAGGTGGTTGATTACTTCCAGTATATTGCGGGTGAGCATAAGAATGTAAAACTGTTGTCTTATGGGGAAACCTACGAGAACAGGCCGCTTTATCTTGCCTTTGTAAGTTCTCAGGAAAATATGTCGAACCTTGAAGAAATTCGAAAAAACCATTTAAACAACCTCGAAGATCCGGGTAATGGTAAAAAAGAGTCAGAAATTGCCATTGTATGGCTAAGTTATAATGTCCACGGGAATGAATCGGTAAGTTCAGAAGTTGCTTTACAAGCCCTGTACGAATTGGTCAACCCTGATCATGAGGAATCAAAAGAATGGTTAAAGAACACTCTTGTGATTATTGATCCATGTTTGAATCCTGATGGAAGGGAAAGATATGTGAACTGGTATAAACAAAACAAAGGTGTCCGATTTAACAGTAATTCCTACGTTGCCGAACATAAAGAGGCATGGCCCGGAGGTCGTGGGAATCATTATTTATTTGATTTGAACAGGGACTGGGCCTGGGTTTCTCAGACAGAGTCCAGGAGTAGATTAAAAGTATTTAATCAATGGATGCCTCATGTACATGTTGACTTTCATGAACAAGGAATAGAGTCGCCTTATTATTTTGCCCCGGCATCAAAACCATTTCATGAGATTGTTACTCCTTTTCAGAATGAATTTCAGACTTTAGTAGGAAAAAATCACGCAAAATATTTTGATGCTAAGGGATGGTTGTATTTTACCAGAGAGACCTTTGATCTCTTATATCCAAGCTATGGAGATACCTATCCTCTGTTTAATGGGGCCATCGGAATGACCTATGAACAAGGGGGTAGTGGAGCGGCAGGATTAAGCGTCAAGACAAAAGACGGGAATCTTCTAACTTTAAAAGACAGGATTGAGCATCATTTGACCACAAGTATGTCGACTGTAGAAGTCTCATCTCAAAATTCCGATCTTCTCATCAGCGAGTTTAAAAAGTACTTTGAAAATGCCAGGGAAAGGCCTTTTGGCAAATACAAGGCCTACGTTGTAAAAGGTAAAGAAAGAGATAAGATCAAAGCCCTCACTGAATTTCTTGATATACATAAAATTAGTTATGGAAGCCCAACAAAGAGGGCCAGTGCTTCGGGTTACAGCTATTTGAGCAATGAAATGTCAAAATTTCAAATTGAAGAAGAGGACCTTGTCATTAGTATGTATCAGGCAAAATCAAACCTCGTCAAAACTTTATTTGAACCGAGAACAAAACTGATGGATTCGTTGACCTATGATATTACCGCCTGGTCTGTTCCTTTCGCGCATGGACTTGATGCTTATGCGCTGGAGTCAAATATTCAGACGAAGTCTTTTCATAATGAGAACAAAGAAAAAGATTCTGTGTCCAATGAAAATCCTTATGCCTTTATTGTTAAATGGAAGAGTAAAACCGATGCTGCGTTTTTGGGCTACTTATTACAAAATAAAGTCAAGGTTAGTTTTGCGACAAGAAACTTCAGTATTTCAAATACGATGCATGCTGCAGGAAGTTTAATTATAACAAAAGCTGCCAACAGGGATTTGATGGATTTCAACAAAGTCATAAGCGAAGGAGCCACTAAATATAACAGGGAGATCTATTCTACATCATCCGGCTGGTCGGCAAACGGGCCGGATCTCGGATCGAATAAGATGAAGTATCTAAAAGCACCAAAGGTTGCCGTGTTGAAAGGAAAAGAAGTATATTCTTCGAGTTTTGGATTTGTATGGCATTTTTTAGATCAGGAACTTGGTTACGAATTGAATATTGTAAATACGTCGGATTTTTCCATGAGCGACCTAAATAAATTTAATGTACTTATTCTCCCGGAGGGAAGTTATAATAAGGTTTTTGACAAGGAGAAAATGAAAAAGTTAAGTACATGGATCCAAAATGGAGGGAAAATTATTGCTATAGGAGCAGCAAATTCTATATTTGCCAAATCAAAGGATTTTGAATTATCCGATTTTGAGAGTGAAGCGATGAAAAAGAAGGAGGAATTAAGGAAAGATTCCATTCAAAAAACAAAACGACTACAGCCCTATTATATGAAGGAAAGAAGCCATCTTTCACATGCCGTAAACGGTGGTGTTTATAAGGTATTCCTGGATGGTACAAATCCATTGGGATATGGTTATGAGAACAATTATTTCTCGCTGAAGAAAAGTGGAAGATCTTATTCCTATTTGAAGAGTGGTCAAAACGTTGGAGTGATCAGGGAAGGATCAAATCCTGTGAGTGGGTTTGTAGGTGAAAATTCACTAAAAAAATTGAACCGGTCCCTTGTTTTCGGCGTTGAAAAAAAGGGAAAAGGTTCATTGGTTTATCTGGTGGACGACCCCTTGTACAGGAGTTTCTGGGAGAATGGTAAGTTGCTTTTTTCAAATGCCATATTTATGGTGGGTAACGAATAA
- a CDS encoding Arc family DNA binding domain-containing protein, whose product MKSKKAFALRIDEELLKAIETLAKEEFRSTNGQIEWMLSKHVKESGRFSNNQNEEGLYS is encoded by the coding sequence ATGAAAAGTAAAAAAGCTTTTGCTTTAAGAATTGATGAAGAATTGTTAAAAGCCATCGAAACTCTTGCCAAAGAGGAGTTCCGTTCCACGAATGGTCAGATCGAATGGATGCTGAGCAAGCATGTAAAAGAATCCGGAAGGTTTTCGAATAACCAAAATGAAGAAGGCCTCTATTCCTAG
- a CDS encoding P-II family nitrogen regulator produces the protein MKKIEAIIRKSKYSDVKEALHSVGVNFFSYWDATGRGNEKEGHVYRGVSYSTSDIQRRFLSIVVNDDFEEVTIKAILDAGSTGEVGDGKIFVSEIVDCYRIRTGEKGGDTLK, from the coding sequence ATGAAAAAAATCGAAGCAATTATCAGAAAATCAAAATATTCTGATGTAAAAGAAGCCTTGCACAGTGTTGGGGTAAACTTCTTCTCCTACTGGGATGCCACCGGACGTGGAAATGAAAAAGAAGGACATGTTTACAGAGGTGTTTCTTACAGCACCAGTGACATTCAGAGAAGGTTCTTATCAATAGTAGTAAATGACGATTTTGAGGAAGTGACCATTAAGGCAATCCTTGATGCCGGTTCCACAGGAGAAGTAGGAGATGGGAAAATTTTCGTTTCTGAAATCGTTGATTGCTACAGAATACGAACAGGAGAAAAAGGAGGCGACACGCTGAAATAA
- a CDS encoding DUF4177 domain-containing protein: MKEYKIIKQTGTAVKSQQNFEDLVNSYAKMDWRVINMFTHRGILKALIERDKREEE; this comes from the coding sequence ATGAAAGAGTATAAAATCATTAAGCAAACCGGAACGGCGGTAAAATCACAGCAGAATTTTGAGGATCTGGTAAATAGTTATGCCAAAATGGACTGGAGGGTGATTAATATGTTCACTCACCGTGGAATATTAAAGGCTCTGATAGAGCGAGACAAGAGAGAGGAAGAATAA
- a CDS encoding DUF4421 family protein has product MKKNTWIIFFILPLISWAQLQEDYSEGGYFLKMNNTLNLRLDLDNDVRSFEYDLGDQVYSIEPNTNLRLGVAFNYRFISLKIGFSPKFLQADDSSLKGKTNIFKLALNIFYKDFYQNFDFNKVKGYYVNSLELPTLNDIQNDNEYIILPDLKTMSITGTTSYRFNENYSFKAVINQNEIQTKSTGSFIPSLYYGYFEITDETTPQDIKSFFVLANAGYYHTFVFSKNWYSNLGLSLGMGPEFNKLITRYSEDEPEVITHHTDLAVNVSSQIGLGYNSTRFYGGTSLNGSATHRDEKSVIQFDSVKGYFKIYFGYRFDAPKSFETAMDWLESKNPFKKK; this is encoded by the coding sequence ATGAAGAAGAACACATGGATCATATTCTTTATTTTACCCCTGATTTCATGGGCACAGCTACAAGAGGACTATTCTGAAGGAGGATATTTTCTTAAAATGAACAACACCCTGAATCTGAGACTTGATCTTGACAATGATGTCAGATCATTTGAGTACGATCTGGGAGATCAGGTTTATTCTATTGAACCAAATACGAACTTAAGGCTTGGCGTCGCCTTTAATTACAGGTTTATTTCACTAAAAATTGGGTTTTCTCCTAAATTTTTACAAGCTGACGATTCCAGCTTAAAGGGAAAAACCAATATTTTTAAATTGGCTTTAAACATATTTTACAAAGATTTTTATCAAAACTTTGATTTTAATAAAGTAAAAGGATATTATGTGAACAGCCTGGAACTCCCTACCCTCAATGATATTCAAAATGATAATGAATACATCATCTTACCGGATCTCAAAACCATGTCCATTACCGGAACCACATCGTACAGGTTCAACGAGAATTATTCATTTAAAGCGGTTATCAATCAAAATGAAATTCAAACCAAAAGTACGGGGAGCTTCATTCCCAGCTTATACTATGGATATTTCGAAATTACGGATGAAACTACTCCACAGGATATCAAAAGTTTCTTTGTTTTAGCGAATGCAGGTTACTATCATACGTTTGTTTTTAGCAAGAACTGGTACTCAAATCTGGGCCTCTCACTGGGTATGGGTCCTGAATTCAATAAATTGATAACCCGATATTCCGAAGATGAACCAGAGGTAATCACACATCATACGGATCTTGCCGTCAATGTGAGTAGCCAGATCGGTCTTGGATATAATTCGACACGTTTTTATGGTGGGACCAGTCTTAATGGTAGCGCCACCCATCGCGATGAAAAATCGGTGATTCAGTTTGACAGTGTCAAAGGATATTTTAAGATCTATTTTGGTTACAGGTTCGACGCTCCAAAATCCTTTGAAACTGCAATGGATTGGTTAGAAAGCAAAAATCCATTTAAAAAGAAATAA
- a CDS encoding S1/P1 nuclease, which translates to MNRSLTLFILSIIICNSLFANTPDWGATGHRTVGEIAERHLSKKAKKQINNILNGRGLAMVSTYGDDIKSDKKYDKYYTWHFVNFPFDTKYETSKKDKRGDIVMGIQTCVDQLKDPNTSQEDKSFYLKFLVHLVGDLHQPLHVGRAEDRGGNDIKVLWHYDKSNLHRVWDSEMIESFNMSYTELAANSKTLSREQIKNIEKGSILDWTYESQALAKKVYASAKMDEKLGYRYSYDHFETVQSQLQKSGIRLAKILNEIFD; encoded by the coding sequence ATGAACAGATCTCTCACCCTTTTTATACTATCAATAATTATATGCAACAGTCTGTTTGCAAATACTCCGGATTGGGGGGCAACAGGGCACCGTACAGTAGGTGAAATAGCAGAAAGGCACTTGAGCAAAAAAGCCAAAAAACAGATCAATAATATTCTAAATGGCCGGGGCCTCGCTATGGTCTCTACCTATGGTGACGACATTAAATCGGATAAAAAATACGATAAATACTACACCTGGCATTTTGTGAATTTCCCTTTTGACACAAAATACGAGACAAGTAAAAAGGATAAAAGAGGAGACATAGTGATGGGAATCCAAACTTGTGTTGACCAGCTGAAAGATCCAAACACCAGTCAGGAGGACAAATCATTTTACCTTAAATTCCTTGTTCATCTTGTAGGAGACCTCCACCAGCCTTTGCATGTTGGAAGAGCTGAGGACAGAGGTGGAAACGACATAAAAGTGCTTTGGCATTATGACAAATCCAACCTTCACAGGGTGTGGGATTCAGAAATGATCGAATCTTTCAATATGAGCTATACTGAACTTGCGGCAAACTCCAAAACCCTTTCTCGTGAACAGATAAAAAATATCGAAAAAGGAAGCATTTTAGACTGGACCTATGAATCACAGGCACTCGCTAAAAAAGTATATGCATCTGCCAAAATGGATGAAAAACTAGGTTATCGCTATTCCTATGACCACTTTGAAACAGTTCAGTCCCAGCTTCAAAAATCAGGGATCAGGCTTGCCAAAATCTTAAACGAAATCTTTGATTAA
- a CDS encoding ammonium transporter, with product MELLTINNVWMMICTALVFFMHLGFAFLEIGLTRQKNTINILFKNIFIITIGLLLYCLVGFNLMYPGFAEGSSGFFSFAGFGITPPEGGMTAAYADGGYTWWTDFLFQGMFAATAATIVSGAVAERIKIVPFMIFVLVYVGIIYPWAGSWKWGGGFLDMRETPFYDFAGSTLVHSVGGWAALVAVWLLGARIGKFKDGKPMAIPGHNIPLATAGVLILWLGWFGFNGGSVLSADPELTSLTLVTTCLAAAAGGVASFLLSTAMYKNLDLTMYLNGILGGLVSITAGADQMSPTDAILIGSIGGAIIVLAVAFIDRIKLDDPVGAIAVHLICGIWGTLAVGIFGSLAGVDQLISQIVGILSYAIVCIVSSFIILFTLKKTVGIRVSEKEELEGLDGFEHGMDAYADFRMNEH from the coding sequence ATGGAATTACTTACTATAAACAATGTGTGGATGATGATCTGTACAGCCCTGGTTTTCTTTATGCACTTAGGTTTTGCATTCCTGGAAATCGGATTGACCAGACAGAAAAACACAATTAACATTTTATTCAAAAATATATTTATCATTACAATTGGCCTACTTCTTTATTGCCTTGTAGGATTCAATTTAATGTATCCGGGATTCGCTGAAGGGTCTTCAGGCTTCTTTAGCTTTGCTGGATTCGGAATCACGCCTCCTGAAGGAGGAATGACTGCGGCATACGCGGATGGCGGATATACCTGGTGGACTGACTTCCTGTTCCAGGGAATGTTTGCAGCCACAGCGGCAACAATCGTTTCAGGAGCCGTAGCTGAACGTATCAAAATCGTACCGTTCATGATTTTCGTATTGGTTTACGTCGGAATCATTTACCCATGGGCCGGTTCATGGAAATGGGGAGGTGGGTTCTTAGACATGAGAGAAACTCCTTTTTATGACTTCGCCGGATCAACACTGGTTCATTCAGTAGGTGGATGGGCAGCCTTGGTAGCCGTTTGGTTACTGGGTGCCAGAATAGGAAAATTCAAAGACGGAAAACCAATGGCGATACCTGGCCACAATATTCCACTGGCTACAGCCGGGGTACTGATTCTTTGGTTAGGTTGGTTTGGTTTTAACGGAGGATCAGTCTTATCTGCCGATCCTGAGTTGACCTCACTCACACTTGTTACAACCTGTTTGGCAGCTGCTGCAGGTGGTGTTGCATCGTTTTTACTGTCAACGGCAATGTATAAAAACCTTGACCTTACCATGTACCTAAATGGAATTTTAGGAGGACTAGTAAGTATCACTGCCGGAGCAGACCAAATGTCTCCAACTGACGCAATCCTTATCGGAAGTATTGGTGGTGCTATCATTGTTCTTGCCGTTGCCTTTATAGATAGAATAAAACTGGATGATCCCGTTGGTGCTATTGCAGTTCACCTAATATGCGGAATCTGGGGAACCTTAGCTGTAGGTATTTTCGGTAGCCTTGCCGGTGTTGACCAACTGATCAGCCAGATTGTAGGTATTCTTTCATACGCAATCGTATGTATTGTTTCCTCTTTTATTATCCTGTTTACCCTGAAGAAAACAGTTGGTATCCGAGTTTCTGAAAAAGAAGAGCTGGAAGGCCTTGATGGATTCGAGCATGGTATGGATGCGTATGCTGATTTCAGGATGAATGAACATTAA
- a CDS encoding porin, with protein sequence MKNLFTIALLLFSFLTYAQEETTEKAEEEKKKKFSFSGSADVYYRTNINAPNGGDNHQTPNTSFANGNGFAIGMANAIIAYEGKKVGAVADLVFGPRGTDAVFGSLQWDIDGDGAPDLGNSSQIVNQLYVYWNVSDKVTLTFGNFNTFLGYEVISPTGNFNYSTSYMFSYGPFSHTGLKMDWAINDDWSFMAAIMNDNDYTNFNPTNNYTLGAQVGFKGTYLNFLYGPQFQVDLTTGFDITDSFYLGLNSTYYVDNDTDASFYGVAIYPQLQTSDNFALGFRAEYFGESKEGVGAIGGYDDNGDANAFEFTLTGNYAIGDLMIIPEFRIDTTSEDTFVNSDLDPTGSLASFLVAAVYKF encoded by the coding sequence ATGAAAAATCTATTTACAATTGCTTTACTACTTTTTAGCTTCCTCACATATGCTCAGGAAGAAACAACAGAGAAAGCAGAAGAAGAAAAAAAGAAAAAATTCAGTTTTAGTGGAAGTGCAGATGTTTATTACCGAACAAATATAAATGCACCTAACGGAGGAGACAACCATCAGACTCCGAATACATCATTTGCAAATGGAAACGGTTTTGCCATTGGTATGGCGAATGCTATAATCGCTTATGAAGGAAAGAAAGTTGGAGCTGTGGCTGATTTAGTATTCGGACCAAGAGGAACAGATGCAGTTTTCGGATCACTTCAATGGGATATTGACGGCGACGGCGCTCCCGATCTTGGAAACAGTTCTCAAATAGTAAACCAGCTTTATGTTTATTGGAATGTTTCAGATAAAGTGACCTTAACTTTCGGTAACTTCAATACATTTTTAGGTTACGAGGTTATTTCTCCAACAGGTAACTTCAACTATTCCACTTCATATATGTTTTCATACGGACCTTTTTCTCACACGGGTCTAAAAATGGACTGGGCAATCAATGATGACTGGTCATTCATGGCAGCCATTATGAACGATAACGACTATACCAACTTTAACCCGACAAACAACTATACACTTGGGGCACAGGTAGGATTCAAAGGAACTTATTTGAATTTTCTTTACGGACCTCAGTTTCAGGTTGATTTGACCACAGGTTTTGACATTACAGATTCCTTCTATCTTGGATTGAACTCAACTTATTATGTTGATAATGATACCGATGCCTCTTTTTACGGGGTAGCAATATATCCTCAATTACAAACTTCTGACAATTTTGCCCTTGGATTTAGAGCAGAATATTTTGGAGAAAGCAAAGAAGGTGTTGGCGCCATAGGAGGATATGATGACAATGGAGACGCCAATGCATTTGAATTCACATTAACTGGTAACTATGCCATAGGTGATCTGATGATCATTCCTGAATTCAGAATCGATACAACGAGCGAGGACACTTTCGTAAACAGTGACCTTGACCCTACCGGTTCACTTGCATCGTTCCTAGTAGCAGCAGTATACAAATTCTAA
- a CDS encoding DUF819 domain-containing protein encodes MNNVPVFTNDTIVFGLLMITLGFIFYTSSKSDGFWFKFYKVVPALFMAYMLPAVLTTSGLIAPEWETVNPDGSIEEHSSNLYFMSSRYLLPAALVLMTLSIDLKAVFNLGWKALAMFFTGTVGIVIGGPIAILLISMVSPETVGGAGPDAVWRGLSTLAGSWIGGGANQTAMLEIYGYNPKLYGGMVFVDIVVANIWMAIILIGVGRSKEIDKWLNSDTSAIEELKEKVSTFSKKVERNPNLTDLMIMVALSFGTVSLAHLGAGYLSDFFADFVNGIQNQTTKNVFTFLSSPFFWMISLSTVAAILLSFTKAKNYEGAGASKIGSVFIYILVASIGMKMDLRLILDNIGLVAIGFVWMSIHALLLILVAKMIRAPYFFLAVGSQANVGGAASAPIVASAFHPSLATVGVLLAVFGYAVGTIAAIGCTILMQLVSQ; translated from the coding sequence ATGAATAACGTACCGGTATTTACAAATGACACCATAGTTTTTGGATTACTAATGATAACCCTGGGGTTTATTTTCTATACTTCCTCAAAAAGTGATGGGTTTTGGTTTAAATTCTATAAGGTTGTACCGGCTTTATTTATGGCCTATATGCTACCGGCTGTATTGACCACTTCCGGTCTGATTGCGCCTGAGTGGGAGACGGTGAACCCGGATGGAAGTATTGAAGAACATTCTTCCAATCTGTACTTTATGTCGAGTCGATATTTGCTTCCTGCTGCGCTTGTCCTGATGACCTTAAGTATTGATTTGAAGGCGGTTTTTAATCTGGGATGGAAGGCGCTGGCCATGTTTTTTACGGGTACCGTAGGAATTGTCATTGGTGGGCCGATAGCCATTCTTTTGATCTCAATGGTTTCACCAGAAACTGTGGGAGGAGCAGGACCGGATGCGGTATGGAGAGGATTGTCAACCTTGGCGGGAAGCTGGATCGGAGGAGGCGCAAACCAAACTGCCATGCTTGAAATTTATGGCTATAACCCAAAACTATACGGGGGAATGGTATTTGTGGATATTGTCGTTGCCAATATTTGGATGGCCATAATTCTGATTGGAGTTGGCCGATCCAAGGAAATTGATAAATGGTTAAATTCAGATACTTCAGCTATTGAGGAGCTCAAGGAAAAGGTCAGTACATTTTCTAAAAAAGTTGAAAGAAACCCTAATCTTACGGATCTGATGATCATGGTAGCTTTGTCTTTCGGAACAGTAAGCCTCGCTCACCTTGGAGCGGGTTATTTAAGTGATTTTTTTGCCGATTTTGTCAATGGCATTCAAAACCAGACTACCAAAAATGTATTTACGTTTTTAAGTTCTCCGTTTTTCTGGATGATCAGCTTATCAACGGTTGCTGCAATTTTACTGTCATTTACGAAAGCGAAAAACTATGAAGGAGCAGGTGCCAGTAAAATCGGTAGCGTTTTTATTTACATATTGGTCGCTTCCATAGGAATGAAAATGGACTTAAGACTTATTTTAGACAATATCGGACTGGTCGCCATAGGTTTTGTCTGGATGAGTATTCATGCTCTACTGCTTATACTTGTTGCTAAAATGATCAGGGCTCCATACTTTTTTCTCGCTGTTGGGAGTCAGGCAAATGTTGGAGGGGCGGCATCAGCTCCAATTGTTGCATCAGCATTTCACCCTTCTCTGGCCACAGTTGGGGTTCTTCTGGCTGTGTTTGGTTATGCAGTGGGAACGATTGCTGCCATTGGATGCACCATTTTGATGCAATTGGTCTCCCAATAA